A window of the Hordeum vulgare subsp. vulgare chromosome 5H, MorexV3_pseudomolecules_assembly, whole genome shotgun sequence genome harbors these coding sequences:
- the LOC123452238 gene encoding beta-glucosidase BoGH3B-like isoform X1: MLGVMGSKLLAKVRRLLPPLLRRHRMALLTAPAVFAALLLFWAVLGGTDADYVLYKDATKPVEDRVADLLGRMTLAEKIGQMTQIERLVATPDVLRDNFIGSLLSGGGSVPRKGATAKEWQDMVDGFQKACMSTRLGIPMIYGIDAVHGQNNVYGATIFPHNVGLGATRDPYLVKRIGEATALEVRATGIQYAFAPCIAVCRDPRWGRCYESYSEDRRIVQSMTELIPGLQGDVPKDFTSGMPFVAGKNKVAACAKHFVGDGGTVDGINENNTIINREGLMNIHMPAYKNAMDKGVSTVMISYSSWNGVKMHANQDLVTGYLKDTLKFKVRKKSNQIQVELLFTAWILHMFRCSWPLWHLLNFQGFVISDWEGIDRITTPAGSDYSYSVKASILAGLDMIMVPNNYQQFISILTGHVNGGVIPMSRIDDAVTRILRVKFTMGLFENPYADPAMAEQLGKQEHRDLAREAARKSLVLLKNGKTSTDAPLLPLPKKAPKILVAGSHADNLGYQCGGWTIEWQGDTGRTTVGTTILEAVKAAVDPSTVVVFAENPDAEFVKSGGFSYAIVAVGEHPYTETKGDNLNLTIPEPGLSTVQAVCGGVRCATVLISGRPVVVQPLLAASDALVAAWLPGSEGQGVTDALFGDFGFTGRLPRTWFKSVDQLPMNVGDAHYDPLFRLGYGLTTNATKKY; encoded by the exons ATGCTGGGTGTCATGGGGAGCAAGCTGCTAGCCAAA GTCAGGAGGCTCCTCCCCCCGCTCCTGCGCCGGCACAGGATGGCGCTGCTCACGGCCCCCGCGGTGTTCGCCGCGCTCCTGCTCTTCTGGGCCGTGCTCGGCGGCACGGACGCCGACTACGTGCTCTACAAGGACGCCACCAAGCCCGTGGAGGACCGCGTCGCCGACCTCCTGGGGAGGATGACGCTGGCGGAGAAGATCGGGCAGATGACCCAGATCGAGCGGCTCGTGGCCACGCCGGACGTGCTCCGGGACAACTTCATCGgcagcctgctcagcggcggcggcAGCGTGCCGCGCAAGGGGGCCACGGCCAAGGAGTGGCAGGACATGGTGGACGGCTTCCAGAAGGCCTGCATGTCCACGCGGCTCGGCATCCCCATGATCTACGGCATCGACGCCGTCCACGGCCAGAACAACGTCTACGGCGCCACTATCTTCCCCCACAACGTCGGCCTCGGCGCCACCCGGGACCCGTACCTCGTGAAGAGGATCGGCGAGGCCACCGCGCTCGAAGTCAGAGCCACCGGCATCCAGTACGCCTTCGCGCCTTGCATCGCG GTGTGCAGAGATCCGAGATGGGGGCGGTGCTATGAGAGCTACAGCGAGGATCGCCGGATCGTGCAGTCCATGACGGAGCTCATCCCCGGCCTGCAGGGCGACGTCCCCAAGGACTTCACCAGCGGCATGCCCTTCGTCGCCGGAAA GAACAAGGTGGCTGCATGCGCGAAGCATTTTGTGGGCGACGGCGGCACGGTGGACGGCATCAACGAGAACAACACCATCATCAACCGTGAGGGCCTGATGAACATCCACATGCCGGCGTACAAGAACGCCATGGACAAGGGCGTCTCCACCGTCATGATCTCCTACTCCAGCTGGAACGGGGTCAAGATGCACGCCAACCAAGACCTCGTCACCGGATACCTCAAGGACACGCTCAAATTCAAGGTaagaaaaaaatcaaatcaaattcAAGTTGAGCTGCTCTTCACTGCTTGGATTCTTCATATGTTCAGATGCTCATGGCCTTTGTGGCATCTTCTTAACTTTCAGGGCTTCGTGATCTCAGACTGGGAGGGCATTGACAGGATCACCACCCCTGCCGGATCTGACTACTCCTACTCGGTCAAGGCTTCCATTCTTGCCGGCCTTGACATG ATCATGGTGCCGAACAACTACCAGCAGTTCATCAGCATCCTGACCGGCCATGTCAACGGCGGCGTCATCCCCATGAGCAGGATCGACGATGCCGTGACCCGGATCCTGCGGGTCAAGTTCACCATGGGTCTCTTCGAGAACCCCTACGCTGACCCTGCCATGGCCGAGCAGCTAGGAAAGCAG GAGCACAGGGAtttggcgagggaggcggcgaggaAGTCGCTGGTGCTGCTGAAGAACGGCAAGACTTCGACCGACGCGCCGCTTCTGCCGCTGCCCAAGAAGGCGCCCAAGATCCTGGTCGCCGGGAGCCACGCCGACAACCTGGGCTACCAGTGCGGCGGCTGGACCATCGAGTGGCAGGGCGACACGGGCCGCACCACCGTGGGCACCACCATCTTGGAGGCGGTGAAGGCGGCCGTGGACCCGTCGACGGTCGTGGTGTTCGCCGAGAACCCCGACGCGGAGTTCGTCAAGAGCGGCGGCTTCTCCTACGCCATCGTTGCCGTGGGCGAGCACCCGTACACGGAGACCAAGGGCGACAACCTGAACCTGACCATCCCGGAGCCCGGCCTGAGCACCGTGCAGGCGGTGTGCGGCGGCGTGCGGTGCGCGACGGTGCTCATCAGCGGGCGGCCCGTGGTGGTGCAGCCGCTGCTGGCCGCCTCCGACGCGCTGGTGGCGGCGTGGCTCCCCGGCTCGGAGGGGCAGGGAGTCACCGACGCGCTGTTCGGCGACTTTGGGTTCACCGGGAGGCTGCCGCGGACGTGGTTCAAGTCGGTGGACCAGCTGCCGATGAACGTCGGCGACGCGCACTACGACCCGCTCTTCCGGCTCGGATACGGCCTCACCACCAACGCGACGAAGAAGTACTAG
- the LOC123452238 gene encoding beta-glucosidase BoGH3B-like isoform X3 encodes MLGVMGSKLLAKVRRLLPPLLRRHRMALLTAPAVFAALLLFWAVLGGTDADYVLYKDATKPVEDRVADLLGRMTLAEKIGQMTQIERLVATPDVLRDNFIGSLLSGGGSVPRKGATAKEWQDMVDGFQKACMSTRLGIPMIYGIDAVHGQNNVYGATIFPHNVGLGATRDPYLVKRIGEATALEVRATGIQYAFAPCIAVCRDPRWGRCYESYSEDRRIVQSMTELIPGLQGDVPKDFTSGMPFVAGKNKVAACAKHFVGDGGTVDGINENNTIINREGLMNIHMPAYKNAMDKGVSTVMISYSSWNGVKMHANQDLVTGYLKDTLKFKGFVISDWEGIDRITTPAGSDYSYSVKASILAGLDMIMVPNNYQQFISILTGHVNGGVIPMSRIDDAVTRILRVKFTMGLFENPYADPAMAEQLGKQEHRDLAREAARKSLVLLKNGKTSTDAPLLPLPKKAPKILVAGSHADNLGYQCGGWTIEWQGDTGRTTVGTTILEAVKAAVDPSTVVVFAENPDAEFVKSGGFSYAIVAVGEHPYTETKGDNLNLTIPEPGLSTVQAVCGGVRCATVLISGRPVVVQPLLAASDALVAAWLPGSEGQGVTDALFGDFGFTGRLPRTWFKSVDQLPMNVGDAHYDPLFRLGYGLTTNATKKY; translated from the exons ATGCTGGGTGTCATGGGGAGCAAGCTGCTAGCCAAA GTCAGGAGGCTCCTCCCCCCGCTCCTGCGCCGGCACAGGATGGCGCTGCTCACGGCCCCCGCGGTGTTCGCCGCGCTCCTGCTCTTCTGGGCCGTGCTCGGCGGCACGGACGCCGACTACGTGCTCTACAAGGACGCCACCAAGCCCGTGGAGGACCGCGTCGCCGACCTCCTGGGGAGGATGACGCTGGCGGAGAAGATCGGGCAGATGACCCAGATCGAGCGGCTCGTGGCCACGCCGGACGTGCTCCGGGACAACTTCATCGgcagcctgctcagcggcggcggcAGCGTGCCGCGCAAGGGGGCCACGGCCAAGGAGTGGCAGGACATGGTGGACGGCTTCCAGAAGGCCTGCATGTCCACGCGGCTCGGCATCCCCATGATCTACGGCATCGACGCCGTCCACGGCCAGAACAACGTCTACGGCGCCACTATCTTCCCCCACAACGTCGGCCTCGGCGCCACCCGGGACCCGTACCTCGTGAAGAGGATCGGCGAGGCCACCGCGCTCGAAGTCAGAGCCACCGGCATCCAGTACGCCTTCGCGCCTTGCATCGCG GTGTGCAGAGATCCGAGATGGGGGCGGTGCTATGAGAGCTACAGCGAGGATCGCCGGATCGTGCAGTCCATGACGGAGCTCATCCCCGGCCTGCAGGGCGACGTCCCCAAGGACTTCACCAGCGGCATGCCCTTCGTCGCCGGAAA GAACAAGGTGGCTGCATGCGCGAAGCATTTTGTGGGCGACGGCGGCACGGTGGACGGCATCAACGAGAACAACACCATCATCAACCGTGAGGGCCTGATGAACATCCACATGCCGGCGTACAAGAACGCCATGGACAAGGGCGTCTCCACCGTCATGATCTCCTACTCCAGCTGGAACGGGGTCAAGATGCACGCCAACCAAGACCTCGTCACCGGATACCTCAAGGACACGCTCAAATTCAAG GGCTTCGTGATCTCAGACTGGGAGGGCATTGACAGGATCACCACCCCTGCCGGATCTGACTACTCCTACTCGGTCAAGGCTTCCATTCTTGCCGGCCTTGACATG ATCATGGTGCCGAACAACTACCAGCAGTTCATCAGCATCCTGACCGGCCATGTCAACGGCGGCGTCATCCCCATGAGCAGGATCGACGATGCCGTGACCCGGATCCTGCGGGTCAAGTTCACCATGGGTCTCTTCGAGAACCCCTACGCTGACCCTGCCATGGCCGAGCAGCTAGGAAAGCAG GAGCACAGGGAtttggcgagggaggcggcgaggaAGTCGCTGGTGCTGCTGAAGAACGGCAAGACTTCGACCGACGCGCCGCTTCTGCCGCTGCCCAAGAAGGCGCCCAAGATCCTGGTCGCCGGGAGCCACGCCGACAACCTGGGCTACCAGTGCGGCGGCTGGACCATCGAGTGGCAGGGCGACACGGGCCGCACCACCGTGGGCACCACCATCTTGGAGGCGGTGAAGGCGGCCGTGGACCCGTCGACGGTCGTGGTGTTCGCCGAGAACCCCGACGCGGAGTTCGTCAAGAGCGGCGGCTTCTCCTACGCCATCGTTGCCGTGGGCGAGCACCCGTACACGGAGACCAAGGGCGACAACCTGAACCTGACCATCCCGGAGCCCGGCCTGAGCACCGTGCAGGCGGTGTGCGGCGGCGTGCGGTGCGCGACGGTGCTCATCAGCGGGCGGCCCGTGGTGGTGCAGCCGCTGCTGGCCGCCTCCGACGCGCTGGTGGCGGCGTGGCTCCCCGGCTCGGAGGGGCAGGGAGTCACCGACGCGCTGTTCGGCGACTTTGGGTTCACCGGGAGGCTGCCGCGGACGTGGTTCAAGTCGGTGGACCAGCTGCCGATGAACGTCGGCGACGCGCACTACGACCCGCTCTTCCGGCTCGGATACGGCCTCACCACCAACGCGACGAAGAAGTACTAG
- the LOC123452238 gene encoding beta-glucosidase BoGH3B-like isoform X2, with translation MALLTAPAVFAALLLFWAVLGGTDADYVLYKDATKPVEDRVADLLGRMTLAEKIGQMTQIERLVATPDVLRDNFIGSLLSGGGSVPRKGATAKEWQDMVDGFQKACMSTRLGIPMIYGIDAVHGQNNVYGATIFPHNVGLGATRDPYLVKRIGEATALEVRATGIQYAFAPCIAVCRDPRWGRCYESYSEDRRIVQSMTELIPGLQGDVPKDFTSGMPFVAGKNKVAACAKHFVGDGGTVDGINENNTIINREGLMNIHMPAYKNAMDKGVSTVMISYSSWNGVKMHANQDLVTGYLKDTLKFKVRKKSNQIQVELLFTAWILHMFRCSWPLWHLLNFQGFVISDWEGIDRITTPAGSDYSYSVKASILAGLDMIMVPNNYQQFISILTGHVNGGVIPMSRIDDAVTRILRVKFTMGLFENPYADPAMAEQLGKQEHRDLAREAARKSLVLLKNGKTSTDAPLLPLPKKAPKILVAGSHADNLGYQCGGWTIEWQGDTGRTTVGTTILEAVKAAVDPSTVVVFAENPDAEFVKSGGFSYAIVAVGEHPYTETKGDNLNLTIPEPGLSTVQAVCGGVRCATVLISGRPVVVQPLLAASDALVAAWLPGSEGQGVTDALFGDFGFTGRLPRTWFKSVDQLPMNVGDAHYDPLFRLGYGLTTNATKKY, from the exons ATGGCGCTGCTCACGGCCCCCGCGGTGTTCGCCGCGCTCCTGCTCTTCTGGGCCGTGCTCGGCGGCACGGACGCCGACTACGTGCTCTACAAGGACGCCACCAAGCCCGTGGAGGACCGCGTCGCCGACCTCCTGGGGAGGATGACGCTGGCGGAGAAGATCGGGCAGATGACCCAGATCGAGCGGCTCGTGGCCACGCCGGACGTGCTCCGGGACAACTTCATCGgcagcctgctcagcggcggcggcAGCGTGCCGCGCAAGGGGGCCACGGCCAAGGAGTGGCAGGACATGGTGGACGGCTTCCAGAAGGCCTGCATGTCCACGCGGCTCGGCATCCCCATGATCTACGGCATCGACGCCGTCCACGGCCAGAACAACGTCTACGGCGCCACTATCTTCCCCCACAACGTCGGCCTCGGCGCCACCCGGGACCCGTACCTCGTGAAGAGGATCGGCGAGGCCACCGCGCTCGAAGTCAGAGCCACCGGCATCCAGTACGCCTTCGCGCCTTGCATCGCG GTGTGCAGAGATCCGAGATGGGGGCGGTGCTATGAGAGCTACAGCGAGGATCGCCGGATCGTGCAGTCCATGACGGAGCTCATCCCCGGCCTGCAGGGCGACGTCCCCAAGGACTTCACCAGCGGCATGCCCTTCGTCGCCGGAAA GAACAAGGTGGCTGCATGCGCGAAGCATTTTGTGGGCGACGGCGGCACGGTGGACGGCATCAACGAGAACAACACCATCATCAACCGTGAGGGCCTGATGAACATCCACATGCCGGCGTACAAGAACGCCATGGACAAGGGCGTCTCCACCGTCATGATCTCCTACTCCAGCTGGAACGGGGTCAAGATGCACGCCAACCAAGACCTCGTCACCGGATACCTCAAGGACACGCTCAAATTCAAGGTaagaaaaaaatcaaatcaaattcAAGTTGAGCTGCTCTTCACTGCTTGGATTCTTCATATGTTCAGATGCTCATGGCCTTTGTGGCATCTTCTTAACTTTCAGGGCTTCGTGATCTCAGACTGGGAGGGCATTGACAGGATCACCACCCCTGCCGGATCTGACTACTCCTACTCGGTCAAGGCTTCCATTCTTGCCGGCCTTGACATG ATCATGGTGCCGAACAACTACCAGCAGTTCATCAGCATCCTGACCGGCCATGTCAACGGCGGCGTCATCCCCATGAGCAGGATCGACGATGCCGTGACCCGGATCCTGCGGGTCAAGTTCACCATGGGTCTCTTCGAGAACCCCTACGCTGACCCTGCCATGGCCGAGCAGCTAGGAAAGCAG GAGCACAGGGAtttggcgagggaggcggcgaggaAGTCGCTGGTGCTGCTGAAGAACGGCAAGACTTCGACCGACGCGCCGCTTCTGCCGCTGCCCAAGAAGGCGCCCAAGATCCTGGTCGCCGGGAGCCACGCCGACAACCTGGGCTACCAGTGCGGCGGCTGGACCATCGAGTGGCAGGGCGACACGGGCCGCACCACCGTGGGCACCACCATCTTGGAGGCGGTGAAGGCGGCCGTGGACCCGTCGACGGTCGTGGTGTTCGCCGAGAACCCCGACGCGGAGTTCGTCAAGAGCGGCGGCTTCTCCTACGCCATCGTTGCCGTGGGCGAGCACCCGTACACGGAGACCAAGGGCGACAACCTGAACCTGACCATCCCGGAGCCCGGCCTGAGCACCGTGCAGGCGGTGTGCGGCGGCGTGCGGTGCGCGACGGTGCTCATCAGCGGGCGGCCCGTGGTGGTGCAGCCGCTGCTGGCCGCCTCCGACGCGCTGGTGGCGGCGTGGCTCCCCGGCTCGGAGGGGCAGGGAGTCACCGACGCGCTGTTCGGCGACTTTGGGTTCACCGGGAGGCTGCCGCGGACGTGGTTCAAGTCGGTGGACCAGCTGCCGATGAACGTCGGCGACGCGCACTACGACCCGCTCTTCCGGCTCGGATACGGCCTCACCACCAACGCGACGAAGAAGTACTAG
- the LOC123452238 gene encoding beta-glucosidase BoGH3B-like isoform X4, which produces MALLTAPAVFAALLLFWAVLGGTDADYVLYKDATKPVEDRVADLLGRMTLAEKIGQMTQIERLVATPDVLRDNFIGSLLSGGGSVPRKGATAKEWQDMVDGFQKACMSTRLGIPMIYGIDAVHGQNNVYGATIFPHNVGLGATRDPYLVKRIGEATALEVRATGIQYAFAPCIAVCRDPRWGRCYESYSEDRRIVQSMTELIPGLQGDVPKDFTSGMPFVAGKNKVAACAKHFVGDGGTVDGINENNTIINREGLMNIHMPAYKNAMDKGVSTVMISYSSWNGVKMHANQDLVTGYLKDTLKFKGFVISDWEGIDRITTPAGSDYSYSVKASILAGLDMIMVPNNYQQFISILTGHVNGGVIPMSRIDDAVTRILRVKFTMGLFENPYADPAMAEQLGKQEHRDLAREAARKSLVLLKNGKTSTDAPLLPLPKKAPKILVAGSHADNLGYQCGGWTIEWQGDTGRTTVGTTILEAVKAAVDPSTVVVFAENPDAEFVKSGGFSYAIVAVGEHPYTETKGDNLNLTIPEPGLSTVQAVCGGVRCATVLISGRPVVVQPLLAASDALVAAWLPGSEGQGVTDALFGDFGFTGRLPRTWFKSVDQLPMNVGDAHYDPLFRLGYGLTTNATKKY; this is translated from the exons ATGGCGCTGCTCACGGCCCCCGCGGTGTTCGCCGCGCTCCTGCTCTTCTGGGCCGTGCTCGGCGGCACGGACGCCGACTACGTGCTCTACAAGGACGCCACCAAGCCCGTGGAGGACCGCGTCGCCGACCTCCTGGGGAGGATGACGCTGGCGGAGAAGATCGGGCAGATGACCCAGATCGAGCGGCTCGTGGCCACGCCGGACGTGCTCCGGGACAACTTCATCGgcagcctgctcagcggcggcggcAGCGTGCCGCGCAAGGGGGCCACGGCCAAGGAGTGGCAGGACATGGTGGACGGCTTCCAGAAGGCCTGCATGTCCACGCGGCTCGGCATCCCCATGATCTACGGCATCGACGCCGTCCACGGCCAGAACAACGTCTACGGCGCCACTATCTTCCCCCACAACGTCGGCCTCGGCGCCACCCGGGACCCGTACCTCGTGAAGAGGATCGGCGAGGCCACCGCGCTCGAAGTCAGAGCCACCGGCATCCAGTACGCCTTCGCGCCTTGCATCGCG GTGTGCAGAGATCCGAGATGGGGGCGGTGCTATGAGAGCTACAGCGAGGATCGCCGGATCGTGCAGTCCATGACGGAGCTCATCCCCGGCCTGCAGGGCGACGTCCCCAAGGACTTCACCAGCGGCATGCCCTTCGTCGCCGGAAA GAACAAGGTGGCTGCATGCGCGAAGCATTTTGTGGGCGACGGCGGCACGGTGGACGGCATCAACGAGAACAACACCATCATCAACCGTGAGGGCCTGATGAACATCCACATGCCGGCGTACAAGAACGCCATGGACAAGGGCGTCTCCACCGTCATGATCTCCTACTCCAGCTGGAACGGGGTCAAGATGCACGCCAACCAAGACCTCGTCACCGGATACCTCAAGGACACGCTCAAATTCAAG GGCTTCGTGATCTCAGACTGGGAGGGCATTGACAGGATCACCACCCCTGCCGGATCTGACTACTCCTACTCGGTCAAGGCTTCCATTCTTGCCGGCCTTGACATG ATCATGGTGCCGAACAACTACCAGCAGTTCATCAGCATCCTGACCGGCCATGTCAACGGCGGCGTCATCCCCATGAGCAGGATCGACGATGCCGTGACCCGGATCCTGCGGGTCAAGTTCACCATGGGTCTCTTCGAGAACCCCTACGCTGACCCTGCCATGGCCGAGCAGCTAGGAAAGCAG GAGCACAGGGAtttggcgagggaggcggcgaggaAGTCGCTGGTGCTGCTGAAGAACGGCAAGACTTCGACCGACGCGCCGCTTCTGCCGCTGCCCAAGAAGGCGCCCAAGATCCTGGTCGCCGGGAGCCACGCCGACAACCTGGGCTACCAGTGCGGCGGCTGGACCATCGAGTGGCAGGGCGACACGGGCCGCACCACCGTGGGCACCACCATCTTGGAGGCGGTGAAGGCGGCCGTGGACCCGTCGACGGTCGTGGTGTTCGCCGAGAACCCCGACGCGGAGTTCGTCAAGAGCGGCGGCTTCTCCTACGCCATCGTTGCCGTGGGCGAGCACCCGTACACGGAGACCAAGGGCGACAACCTGAACCTGACCATCCCGGAGCCCGGCCTGAGCACCGTGCAGGCGGTGTGCGGCGGCGTGCGGTGCGCGACGGTGCTCATCAGCGGGCGGCCCGTGGTGGTGCAGCCGCTGCTGGCCGCCTCCGACGCGCTGGTGGCGGCGTGGCTCCCCGGCTCGGAGGGGCAGGGAGTCACCGACGCGCTGTTCGGCGACTTTGGGTTCACCGGGAGGCTGCCGCGGACGTGGTTCAAGTCGGTGGACCAGCTGCCGATGAACGTCGGCGACGCGCACTACGACCCGCTCTTCCGGCTCGGATACGGCCTCACCACCAACGCGACGAAGAAGTACTAG